In one window of Helianthus annuus cultivar XRQ/B chromosome 17, HanXRQr2.0-SUNRISE, whole genome shotgun sequence DNA:
- the LOC110922109 gene encoding tyrosine aminotransferase has translation MLHSCNNLQLQTKMGIENGSTLKKKWGFRLNRETNMGADITIRGVRYMLMSKLNKSDTRPVLPLAHGDPSAFACFRTTQVAEDALVDSIRSGNFNGYGPGVGILPARRAVAEYLSQDLPTKLSEDDVFLTVGCAHAIQTILTVLANPNANILLPKPGFPYYEAVAKSCHLEVRHFDLLPEKDWEVDLDAVEALADENTVAMVIINPGNPCGNIFTHQHLEKVAKTAKKLGILVISDEVYDHLAFGKNPFVPMGTFGSITPVITLGSISKRWIVPGWRLGWLAINDPNGILKEHGIIDCIAGHISLSCDPPTFIQGAIPDILGKTKEDFFLKIISIIKDNANSCYEGLADVPGVVCPSKPEGSMFVMAKLDLSVFEDIKDDLDFCLKLAKEESVIILPGITVGLKNWLRITFAIEPSALEDGIKRLKAFCERHSIKA, from the exons ATGCTTCATTCCTGCAACAACCTCCAATTGCAAACGAAAATGGGCATCGAAAACGGGTCAACGTTGAAGAAGAAATGGGGATTCCGGCTGAACCGAGAGACGAATATGGGGGCCGATATAACGATTAGAGGTGTTCGGTACATGCTCATGTCCAAACTCAACAAATCGGACACCAGACCCGTCCTCCCTCTCGCCCATGGAGACCCGTCGGCTTTCGCATGCTTCCGGACTACCCAGGTTGCAGAAGATGCTTTAGTTGACTCCATTCGTTCTGGTAACTTTAATGGTTATGGCCCTGGTGTCGGTATCCTTCCGGCAAGAAG GGCTGTGGCAGAATACCTTTCTCAGGATCTTCCAACTAAGTTATCAGAGGATGATGTGTTCTTGACAGTCGGTTGCGCGCATGCGATTCAAACCATATTAACCGTGCTTGCGAATCCCAACGCGAACATTCTACTCCCTAAACCCGGGTTTCCATACTATGAAGCTGTTGCTAAATCATGCCATTTGGAAGTCCGACATTTTGACCTTCTTCCAGAGAAAGATTGGGAAGTTGACCTTGATGCGGTCGAAGCTCTTGCCGATGAAAACACAGTTGCAATGGTTATAATCAACCCTGGAAATCCTTGTGGGAATATATTCACACATCAACATCTAGAAAAG GTTGCCAAAACAGCCAAGAAACTTGGGATATTAGTCATTTCTGATGAAGTTTATGACCATCTTGCTTTTGGGAAGAACCCTTTTGTCCCAATGGGAACCTTTGGATCAATTACACCTGTTATTACACTTGGCTCCATATCAAAAAGGTGGATTGTTCCTGGTTGGCGCCTCGGATGGCTTGCCATCAATGATCCTAATGGCATCCTTAAGGAACACGGG ATTATTGATTGCATTGCTGGACATATCAGTTTATCCTGTGACCCTCCAACGTTTATTCAG GGAGCGATTCCTGATATACTCGGAAAAACTAAAGAGGATTTCTTTCTCAAAATCATAAGTATAATAAAAGATAATGCGAATAGCTGTTATGAGGGACTTGCAGATGTCCCTGGTGTAGTTTGCCCGAGCAAACCCGAAGGATCAATGTTTGTTATG GCGAAACTAGATCTATCGGTGTTTGAGGACATCAAGGATGATTTGGACTTCTGTCTCAAGCTTGCCAAAGAAGAATCAGTTATTATCCTACCAG GTATAACTGTGGGGCTCAAAAACTGGCTAAGAATAACATTTGCTATTGAGCCTTCAGCTCTAGAAGATGGCATCAAGAGGCTTAAAGCATTTTGTGAAAGACACTCCATCAAAGCATAA